In Anomalospiza imberbis isolate Cuckoo-Finch-1a 21T00152 chromosome 10, ASM3175350v1, whole genome shotgun sequence, the DNA window GGGCATCATGGTGTCACAGGGCCACGATGGCAGCCCAGGGTATGGAAGCAGGGTGCATCACCTCTTAGCCATTGCTCCCACCGGAGAGGAAGGGCCAGGGGAGGTGAGGATGTGCCATAATTCATGTCTGGGGGTCAGGGAGCAGCCCAGAGACCCCAGGGGAGGGCTGCCCACAGCAGTatgtgcctgcagcagtgactccccagggctccagctgcagcaggagcggGGCTCTGGTCTCCGGCGGGGCAGAAGACCTGCAGGGTGATGCCCCACCCACCCCCAGGGCCCCCAGGGTGCCCTCAGAGAGGTGATGAGGGCTCTGCCCATGTGACATCTCCATGCACAGGTGCACAAGGGGTACCTGGACGACCCACGCAACACAGATAACGCCTGGGTGGAGACGGTGGCCATCAGCGTGCACTTCGACACCCAGAACGATGTGGAGATGAAGCGCCTGAATTCGGTGAGGGGCTGTCACCCACaggggctcctggcccagctcacagcaggcctggagcacagcagccagATCTCCAGACCCACATCTCCACGGGACTGGGATTCTCTGGCTGCATGCAGTGGGGGAAGAACACGGGGATGAACATGGGGTAGCACCTCAATGCGTGCCCCAAAAAGAAAGGGCAGGAGGTTGGGGACTGGAGGTGCTGTTGAGCGTGGCTGGCAGCACACGAGTGACATCTGTCCCCTTGCAGTTCCTCCAGGGCTGCGACCCGGAGCTGTGCATCCGCTGGCAGGTGCTGGACAAGAGGATCCCCCTGCACGCCAACCACAAGATGCTCCTGCACAAGGTCTCAACCCTCCTCGGTGCCTACTACTGAGGCCTCGTGCACAGGCCAGGGCTCTTGCTGCCCACACCAGGTTCTGGCTGGGACCTGCAGCTCCACCCCAGTTTGCCTGGGAGAAcatgggagctgctggtgttGAGGTACTCTGGGTGCCTCTGTGAATGTATGTTGAAGGTCTCTGGGAGGAAAAGTGTCCCCTCCCTGAGGGCACGGGCTGCCTGGGCAGTGTATCCCAGTCACCTGAGCTACCAAGTTCAGCCCCAGCTTGTGTCTTGGTGCTTCCACATCAGCCCACAGCACTAGCCCAGAGCTTGGGCCACACAGAGCCACAGGTGAGATGGTCCTTCTGTCCACTCCAACCTGCTCTTGGCTTCAGGGTGGGCACTGGGGGCTCACCAGTCCCAGCTACCCCTCCACCAGAACATGCatcactgctccctgctcctgctctgagccctggcaGCCCTACTGCCACAGATCCCAAAGGATTGCTCTGGAGAAGGCTTGGAGTCACTCCTGTGGCGACTGTACCCGTACCTCTGGTTGCCTCAGACCCAACAACATGGTCCTGAGCTGTGATGCAGCACTTCTGAAGGTGTGAGCAGCTCTTGGCTTATATACCTATGGTTTCATAGCTCTGCACAGGCCCACCTGCCATGCCCCAAACTGTATGTGATCCTGCTTGTGTATGCTGAGCACTGGCTTGTAGCTAAACTTCCCTCCTCTCTCTGAGCCAAGGCCCCAGCTAAACGTCAcctgcctgtccccatccccttgTGCACATGGATGGGAAGCGGCAGCTTGCTGGGACACAGGTGATTCGTGCTCTGTGGTTCCTTGGGCAGGTAGGGACAGGAGAGGGGACATCACTGTGTCAATCCCAGACATCCCTGCTTTTAAGGGGTCTTTCACTCACGTTTTCTGTTGCCTGCCATGGGGAGAGCAAGGCACAGTGGATACATTTTTTGATCATCCAGAAGAGCCCCGCGGTGGCATGTTATGTCTGGGACTGCTCAGGAAAGGATTTTTCCCCCACCTTCTCCCAGAGGATCAGACACTGGCTAGCAAGGCTGCTCCTCCCACGCTGGTGCACCACAGCACAACTGCAGTTTCACCAGTGCTGCACGGGGGTTTGGCAAGGGGAGGGGGCTCAGTCTGGCAATGTATTCAACCCAGCTCAATAAACCATCTATTAAACACTGCAGGCTGGTGGTTTCTTACAGCTGCTTAATCAGGGGCTGTTCTGGAGGCCATGCAGGCTGTTTGTGGAGACCATGCTTAGAGCACACTTCCAGGATAAGCCCAATTCCCGCCCCAGTCTTGTTGTACAAACTCACTTTGCCTGCAGATTCCCCCCAGGGATGGCTGAATCAcagaacggtttgggttggaaggggcttcaatgataatttcatttcaagccccctgccacgggcaggaaCACCTTGCAGCACACCGGGTGCTCGAGATGACCGGACCCGTTTAGAGTTGATGCGGGAGCTGTGCTCCAAAGTGCTGGCACGGCACCTTCTCCCATTGCTCCCGGACTGATGTCTGCTCCTGGTCTCCCGTCAGTTCCAGGCCGGGGCACGGCCGGGGAAGGACGATCGTGCCTTACAGCAGCTGATGAAGCTTCTAGACTCGCAGCCCGTACcgcagcctccaaaaaatagcGGAAATCTCATTAGCAGCACTCAATTTCTGCACGCTGGGCTCCGCGCGGCCactctcccgcagcccctggGGATGCAGCCTGGCTGTCCCACCACCCTGCTccccccgtccccgtccccgtccccgcaCCGCCCCCGTCCCCGCACCGCCCGCGGCGGgaccgcccggcccggggcgcCGCGGGAGCGGCCGCAGCAACAGGTGGGGCTGAGCAGGATCGCGGCCGAAccgcaccggcaccggcaccggcaccggcaccgcacCTACAGCCCGAGCGAAGCACAGCCGCCCTGGCCGAGCCGGTAAGCGACCCCCGGGCTCCGGGGCAGCGGGGGCGGTGGGGGTCGGCGGTGCTGCGCGGAGGAGTCCCGGGTCGCCGGCCcgcgggcagggcaggaggcGGGCAGAGCATCATCCCCGCACACCCCCGGGGTCCGGGGAGGCTGCGACTCCTGAGAGCCCCCCGGAGCCCTTCCACGCGGTGAGAACCGGCAGCGCATAACGGGTCCGTGTTCCCCCGGAGAGACGGAGCTGGCAGAGCCCGGTAAATTTTGCAGGGCCAGAGGGATTCCCGGGAAGCCCAACTTCATCTCCCCGGCAGAATCCACTGCTGTGGGGAGGGCTGCGGGCAAAGCTGCAGACAGCGTCCTTCAGGTATGAGCATACCTCGGGTATGAGCATCCCTCAGGTGTGAGCATCCCTCCGTGGTACCCCGAGCATGGGCACACCTGAGGGATGCTGCTGTTACCAGGGGAATGCCATTAGCAGAAGGATTCTGATACCAGAGGGACAACAACTTGGTGCCCATAATGACATCACATGGGACATTTAATTCCCATGAGAAAGGTTCCCTTGGCCTCCCAGACCTCCCCTCCATGAGGatctcttctcccaggctgCCCAAGGTAGGAGGAGGGACATGAGCAGCAccaaaggcagaggaaaggtGTCCCATCTGCTTCATCTCCTGCCTTGCCCCTTTCAGCACTGGGGTGTCCTTTGGGGCTCCTACATCACCCCTTGTACTGTGCTAGGTAGTGGCTCCTCCCTCCACCTCCCACCCCCAGAGTCGAGCTATCAAACCACACTCTTTgtttactttaaaaaacaaactcaCCTCCAAACACTTCTTTGGTGAAACTCTTGCAAACCTGGCTTTTACCAGCTCACAGaccagaagggaagggaaaggaaagcaaaagagcTCCACATCTTGTTATTTAAAACCCTGGTGGTGATTAAATCAGTCTGATGATCCTTAGAGTCTGACtcatcattttttttaaacactcaGGGTTGGTGAGATAGGAAtttactgctgctgctctccagcagcaaAGTACTGCCTCCCCCCTGGAAACTGGCAGCAGGATGGGGCAGAGGCTCCGGGCCCATCTCCACACTCCATCCTGCAGTTCCCTTTGTCTACCTGGGCGGTCTCTGCAGAGACAGGGGTAGGGGAGCTAGGGTTTCTATTTCTAATTAATCCAAATTAAGCTGTCCTGGAAAAGACAGCCAACGTCACTCCACCCTCGTTCTCCAGTCTCATGAGCCCAGCCTCTCACCCCTTTGCCAGGGCACATCACACATGAGCCATACCCGGTTTTCCAGGAAATAACGCCGTGTCACATCCCCTCCACCCACAGCTTCCCTTCAGCCATGGGAGAGGCCTCGCAGGAACGCCGAGGGGCCGTcctgctgcccaggagctgctgccacgCCCGGGGAGCTGCCAGCGGCCATGCTGAGCTGGCTGCCTGCAAGATGACCCTCACCACCACCGCCACCACGCCAGCCACCAGCGTGGCCCAGGCTTTcttctgcctcctgctctgcatcccctggggcagctcctgccccccCAGCTGCCAGTGCACGCAGCGAGCAGGGGCCAAGGCTgtcctctgcagctcccagcacctggaggagatCCCCAAGGACATCCCCAGAGATGTGGTGTTCCTCAAGCTGGATGCCAACAGCATAACCAGGATCCCCAGCAATGCCTTCAGGCACCTCTCCCACCTGGAGGAAATTGACCTCTCCAGGAACGCCATTGAGAAGATCGACAGGGCAGCTTTCAAAGGGGTGGCAGCTGGGCTGCGGAGCCTCGACCTCTCCAGCAACCGCATCCGCAGCATTCCCAAGGAGGCCCTGCTGGCACTCAACGCCAAGCTCCGGCTGGCCAACAACCCCTGGCACTGCGAGTGCGCCTTGCAGGAGGTGCTGTGGGAGGCACGGCTGGACCTCGACTCCGTCCAGGACATCACCTGCCACACGGCCCCGCGGGAGGAGTACGTGGGCAAGCCGCTGCTGCAGGTCCTGGATGCTGGCGTCAACTTCTGCAGCGTGCGGCAGAGGACCACGGACGTGGCCATGTTCGTCACCATGTTCGGCTGGTTCGCCATGGTCATCGTCTACGTCATCTGCTACGTGCGGCACAACCGGGAGGACTCCTGCAGGCACGGGGACTACCTGAGGTCACTGCCGAGCGCCCAGGCCCCTGCAGAGACCACCAGCACCGCCCTGtagcgcagggctgggctgccagCTTCAGGCTTCTTCGCAGGGAGCCGGTGGCCACCTGGTGGGCATCAAAGCTTCTCGGTGGGGCTCTCCAGTGCTTTCTTCAGCCAAGTGCCACCGATCTCCCCTCCCCAGCGACGCTGGACTGAGCGTGAGCAAACGACACGGGGGAGGGATGCCAGGGACACCCTATGTGGGCCTGTCCAGGTGACCAGGTTCTGGGGACAAACAGCCCCAGCCAGACCCTCTTTCCCTACCAGAGCTGGGCTCACAGGGAATGCAGCCCCCGTCACATGCTTGTGGCTGGGGAGAGAGCAAGTCCCTGGCAGGGAGAGATGGGTTGTGGGACCAGGAGGTCCCTGGGGTGCAGAGGGTCACTGCAAAGGGGTCACCCCATCTTGGCTCCAGTGGGGTATCAGCCTTGCCAAGGGCAGGACATCCTCCCCAAGGCCCTCGGTACCTTGGCATCCTCTGCCTGCCTCCAGCAATTTGGGGGAAACTCCAAAACCTCTGTTTCCTCAATAAAGGCCTGCACTTAGGAAAAGCCCTGAGGgtttgtgctgtgctgggagatgaCTGTCCATGGAGGGTGGTGGTGCTCGTGGTGCTTGGGGGCTTATCCTAATTCAATCTCTCCCAAAGCAGACCAACCTAAATTCAATGTACCAGTAGAACTCCCATTAGGTGCCATCCCCCCCCACCCTCAGCTAGGGACCAGCTGCCCAAATACATCTGGTCTTGTCGTATCTTGCCCTTCCTCGGGGCTGAATTAGAGTTGTTGCTCACAGCTCAGTGATGGAAGCAAATCAAATTCTCCCTTTTCTCACAAGGGAGAAATGGTCCTTCCTGTCAgagccagctgcagctgcactgaaCAGGGAGAGGAGCGAGGGATGCAGAGGCTCACCCTGTAGGTCTGGACCCTGCAAAGGCTCAGGCTGTGACCCCCAGCCCTTCTTGATGGGGCTGGCACCTGCAGAGTACTCCCCAGTGCCAGGGTGggtggcccagctcagcaggaaACCTGGCTCTGGGGAAGGCTGAGAGGTGCTCTGGGACATTCAGGTGAGGCAGTGGGTCCTGGGTGGGGGGAACAGAGGGGCACCCCCTCACCCCAGCACACTCCTGTCCTCAGGGCCACCTCATCCTCACTGGGCTACCTATGGCCATGGACATTCAGGGGTGACTTGCTGGGTGAAGGGATGCCTTTGCcatgggcagagcagctgggtTACCCACGTGGGAGAAAGGCTGGGTGCACACAGTTTATTAGAGCTCTGGTTAAGCAAAAGAGTCCCCCagcaaagatgaggaaaaggaaagaggcCACAGTTTCACCTGAagcaggtttgggtttttccccattcccatggtAGCTGGCTGGGTCCAAAAGCAAAGCAGGTTTTCTCAGGGGTCCCTAACCCCATGCTAAGGTGCATGGACCAGCAAGGACCAGCACTGGCCCTCGAACACACCAACAGGTCTGTACAACACACACAACACTTATTCAGGGAGGCCCAACCCAGCCATGGCAGagtgggagggtgggcaggcacCTGTGGCAGTGGCACGAAGGTGACATGAAGAGTGGCTGCAATAGTCCTCAGGAACATCACAGCCCCAGGCAGACAGAGCTAAGCCTGGACCCGcttttttctgctatttctcCCGTTTACTCCCCTCTGCCATGCACCCATCCCAGCAGCTTGTGCTCTGCTCTGTCTCTTCCTTCCCTGGCTTTGTGCAAGCTTTGGCCACAGCTACTAGCAGCTCTGGGTCCCTCCTGGGGACTGGAAATTGCCAAGCATCATGGTCCTGGTAAGCCAGGGGATGCACCTGGCCTCCAGGAACCTTGGGTAGGACATGGCTCTGGAGCATGGTGGCAGAGCTTTCCCAGGAGAAACAACCCCTGGACAAGGCGGCAGGGAGCCTGgagctccctcctcctcctcctcccttcctgcagagtGTACAGCCAGCCACTGCCCAGCTGATGCTGCAGCCATTCCTGGGCTCTGTGGTCCATCTTCACCTGGCTGCCCAGCTTGTCCTGGTCCTGGCGATGAGCTGAGCGTGTCTCAGCTGCCTCAGGTGGTTTTCAGCTTGAGCACCTTGGAAAGCGGCTCCTTGGCGCTGGAGTAGAACAGGTAGGAGCCCTCAGCAGTGTGAAACGCCTCCCAGTCTCTACAGCCGACCGTGGGGAGGTGGTGGGCTGCCACGAAGCCTTCGTAGCCTTGCCACCTGCACAGGGAAGGCAGTTAGCTCCTGGGGCGTGAGGTGGGCacctgggaagggcagggaagctGAGCCATGGGGCTGCCATCTCCCATCTCCCTGCTGTGGTTCAGGGTGGGATGGCCCTCACTGGGGCTTCCCATTCCTGCCTGAAAACAGGGAACACTCCTCCTGAAAACAAGGAACCACCCTCCCCATCCTCTCTGGGCAGTTGCACCAGGTTGTGCCCATGCAGGGtcattcctgctgggagcagcccccgAGCCCCATTCCTGCCCTCTGCTGTACCTGTAGATGATGCTGTTAACGGAGAAGGTGAAGCCATCGAAGGAGTTCGCTACCACCAGGAAAGAGTCGTCTCCCACTGAGAAGAACTCCCAGTCCAGGGCACTGGGGATGAAatgagcagaggggcaggtgAGATGACCCCTGTGTGGCCAGCTGAAGGAGGAACTGTGTGTCCACCCCACTCCAATCTCTGACACCCTGAGGACACACAGAAAACCCTGCTCTTCCCAGGCTACTCCTGAAAGAAATCCACCCTTATTCCCAAATCTAGGCCCTTCTACCAGCTTCCACTGGGATTTGGTGCCAAGGAGCCATCACCCATCACCCTGCCCACCAGTCTCAGTCCCTAGGAATGTGAAGCCTGCAGGAACCTTCCAGGAAACAAGCAAGTgtagttttaaactgaaagaggagaggccctggcacaagttgcccagagcagctgtggctaatcccatccctggaagtgtccaaggccaggttggatggggcttagagcaacctgggatagtggaaggtgtccctgcctatggcagggggtggaatgagatgggttttaaggtctcttcccacccaaaccattctgggattctatgagACCTTTGGGTTGCTCAGGGGGAGGACACAGACCAAGGAGCACCCTGATTCCTTGCACAGGTACCTGTAGGTGAGAAGGTCCTGGAATTTAACAAACATCTGGGCTGTGATGTTCAGCTCATAGATGGAGGAGTTGATGGCATAGAAGTTGGAGGGTGCTGGTGTCCCACTGTCATAGCTGTGGCTGTTGGCAACAGCCAGAAAGACTCTGTCCCCAATGTGAAAAACCTCCCAGTCAGCTGCACCAAATGTCTGTGGAGAAGGAGGCCATGAGAAGATGGATGTGGCTGCCCTGCCCAAACACAGAGGGGGGACTGAGGAGCAGTGTCCAAGCCTTACCAGGATAGactggaagagctggaaagaGCCACTGAGCCAGATGTAGATGTGTGAGTGGATCTTAGTGGACGTGCCATTGAATGTGTTAGCTACAGCCAGGAAGGAATATGGTCCAATGGTGAAGAATTCCCAGTCGTAGGCTCCAGAGGTAGGAATGGTCTGGTTGGTTTCAAacagccctgtcctggggtTCCACCTGTATATCACGCTGTCTATGTTGTGGTTGTTCCCTGGAGGAGACAGATGTGCACCATGAGGGAAAGCAATTCCTGCTTTGTGGAGGAAACAAGACCCCAAAACAGGCTCAGTTACATGAATATTTACCAGCAGGTCATGAGGCTGTTTGCAAGTAACCTGATGCTCCCCAAGAAGTAGCCAAAGAGATTCTACAGCCTCCATCCCTACCTAAaggccccctccatccccacctAGTGTCTCTATTCCTACAGCCTCCATCCCATGGAACACACCAACAGCTTATCCCAagtgcacagcagcagctttgtggCAGCCCTGGCAAaggagggacaggcaggggCTTTACCCCCACACAAGCAGCACTCCAGAGGCTCTCTGCCAGCATCCCAGGGTGGACAAGCCCTGCTGGCTGTCCCACAGGGTGGCCCTGTGTAGCAGGGccagtcccagctgtgtccctaTGCCACAGCACATGTCACAGTTGAGACAGCCATGATACACAGAGTATCACCacacaatttcagaaagcttcaacTCATACAGACTCACACCACTCCAGAGGGCTTCAAGCCTCTGtccttcttgttcttcagcccagccttttatccCCTCATGTTGATGCAcggcacctgtgtgccctctgttcccttggtggttgctcagtgcacctgggcactccatgactcactgctgtcagtgctgctcacctgcttctcacagctgtgcccactggggatgagacCCAGCCTCATCCCagtcaccacaaactgtgtgcctacatcCCTAAGCTCCTGACATTTGGGGCTTCCCCCCTACCCTAAAGCACATGCTCCatccagctcctgg includes these proteins:
- the LRRC3 gene encoding leucine-rich repeat-containing protein 3, with product MGEASQERRGAVLLPRSCCHARGAASGHAELAACKMTLTTTATTPATSVAQAFFCLLLCIPWGSSCPPSCQCTQRAGAKAVLCSSQHLEEIPKDIPRDVVFLKLDANSITRIPSNAFRHLSHLEEIDLSRNAIEKIDRAAFKGVAAGLRSLDLSSNRIRSIPKEALLALNAKLRLANNPWHCECALQEVLWEARLDLDSVQDITCHTAPREEYVGKPLLQVLDAGVNFCSVRQRTTDVAMFVTMFGWFAMVIVYVICYVRHNREDSCRHGDYLRSLPSAQAPAETTSTAL